Below is a window of Methanocaldococcus jannaschii DSM 2661 DNA.
CTCCAGAATATGAACTCAAGGCAAGACCAGAAATGTTTGCAATATTGTATCCATTAGAAAATGCTGAAGAAAAAGTAAAAAATAAAGAAATAATTGAGTTTAATCCAAAATATGTTATTCGTGTGAGCTATAACTGGCTTAAAAACAAGTGGGAGAAGTTTGATAAAAAATTTGAGTTAATTAAAGAATACGATGAGAAAGGTTGGATATGTAGTCTTAAAAAAGCTGGAAAACTACAACCTTACAAAATCTACATAATTGATGACAAATATTACTCTAAAGAAACTGGGATAATAATTTAACAAACTTTGATTTTGGGTGAGATTATGGAAGTTTTAGCCTTTAAAAATCAATCCCTTATTGATCATGTTAACGATATGGTCAAATATTGGGAGAGAATAAAATATAGATACTTAAAAACTATAAAGAGAGCTTTAGAGGCTTTAAACATAAAGTTAGATATCGAAAAAGTTGATGAATTTATGAAGATTTTGATAAAACTTCACGATATTGGTAAAGCTTCAAAGATATATCAAAGAGCTATCATTAACGATCAAGAAAAACTCATGGGCTTTAGACATGAGCTTGTTAGTGCTTACTATACTTATCACATTCTCCTTAAAAAATTTGGTGATAAAAACCTTGCCTTCATTGGAGCTTTAACTGTAATGCTCCACCATGAGCCGATTATTATGGGTCAAATAAGAAATCTTAAAAAGAAAGAATTGACAGCTGAAGTCGTGCTTGATAAGCTAAAAAAGTTTGATGGAATGATTGAAGATTTTGAAGATCTTATTAAAAAGTTAATTGGATATTCAATAGGGGATATAATTAAAAATGATTCTAATAAGGACGATATTATCAGATTTGTTATCGAAATGAGTGTTAGAGCAAGACATACACCAAATTCAGAGAAGCTTAGATTTATTGTTGGAACTCTGCTTTTACCTTTAGTCATGTGTGATTATAAAGGGGCTGAGAGTAGAGAAGGAAAAGCTCCAAAGTTTGCAGAAGTTTTGGAGGTTGAGAGTTATGTTATTTGAGACACCAGGATATAATGAGATACTTGATTTATATATAGCTTATGGAGTAGTTGAGTGTTTAGTTAGAGAAGGCGTTGAAAATCTCAGATTTTTCCCAATTGGGAATAAATATTGTATTGTAGTTGAAGAACCTACTAATGTAAATATTAAAAATAGAATTGAAAAGGGAATGTTAAATGCATTGGAGGATATGCTTTCCCTGCATAAAGCTATTGGTAAGTATATTTCCACAAAGGAGGATATCAAAATTATAAGTGATGTTGATTTTAGTGCAGGTGCAAATATTAATAACGTTTATTGGGATGGAATTCCAAAAACTCTTGAAAAGATAAAAGAAAATATTAAAAAAGGAAAATTATCTACAAAGAGTAAAAATACAGTGCCACTTACTTTAATGCCAGCTGCTGGTAAATATATGCCAAAAATTTATGGTGTAAAAGGTGGAAATCCAATAAAAATAGATGATTCCAACTATGCCCTTGCCTGGATTGGTTTCCATTATTATGCTCCATACATAAATATATCAGACAATAGAGCAACATATATTCATATTTATGCCATAAAACCTCTTGAAGAATTAGGACTTATTGAAATCCTTGCTTTAAAAGATTTAAAAAAGAAAATTAACAACTATCAACTTGGAAAATATAAATTTTTTGTAAATAAAAAATTGGCACTGCTATATCATTTAACCCATACTGAATCAATAAGTGCCTTGGAAATAGTTACAAAAAAGAATTTTTCAGTTGTTAGTTACACTCTCGAGAATGTTGATAACAATCAAGCAATACGATCTTTTGGAGAGTATGATTTATCAAAACTTATGGACTTTTTATGGTATTTAAAAGCTACTGATTTCTATAATACAATCCAGTTTGTAGATAACATACTTAGAGGTGATTTAGAAGTTTCCCTAACCTTCATAGATGGTATTCTTTATGATGACTTAGATGCAGTATATTCAGCTATAAGAAAGTTAAAAAGTGTAAGAATATCTCCTCTAATTATTCAGAGTATTTTGGAATGGTTTGGAAATTTTTATTAAATAATATCATCAATTGGATTCTTTTCTAAACCTAAAATCTCTCTTTTTGGCATAAAATTTAATGGAAATTGGTAGATAATTACTGAATCTTCATCTTCATCAATAATTCTCAAAATTCCATCTTTTATTCTTTCAAACTCTGCCTTTGTAACTTCTCCCTCAAAAACACTATTCTGAACCCAATTTAAGTGCTTTCTCAAAAAGCTTTTTATCTTATTTACTCTTGAAACATTCACATCATAGACAATAATAACATACATACTCTCATCTTGAAGAAGGTTTCTTATATTTTTAATTTTCTTCAAGATTTTATTTACATAGTCCCATTCTTTTTTTAACATTGATTATCTTCTAATGAGTTTCCATTCCCTTCTCCCTATTCATCTGTTGTTTCCATTCCCTGAGGGATCTGATTTTACGGAGTTGAAGCTCATAAAATTGTCCAAGATGTCGATTTATTTCCATTCCCCGAGGGATCTGATTTTACATTCAATAAAAAAAAATAAGATAAAAAATCTTATTTAAGATTTCCATTCCCTGAGGGATCTGATTTTACGTCATCTTCTATTTGTTGTATGTATTTTAATACGGTATTTCCATTCCCCGAGGGATCTGATTTTACCATATTGCTCTTCCCCATCTGGTTCATCAGTGTAAGCATTATTTCCATTCCCCGAGGGATCTGATTTTACTATTTTTCCAATTGTTCAGGGGAAAGTCCTCCCTTCATTTCCATTCCCCGAGGGATCTGATTTTACGTGGATTACCAGCTGATATGGGATTAGGTAGTGGATTATTTCCATTCCCCGAGGGATCTGATTTTACGATGAGAGAGTTATTTATGTAAGTGTTAAAGTTGTAGAAATTTCCATTCCCCGAGGGATCTGATTTTACATAATAATAGAGATAATACAGTTCCCAAAATGAATAAATTTCCATTCCCCGAGGGATCTGATTTTACTTAACTCAACTTTTATTGAAGT
It encodes the following:
- a CDS encoding CRISPR-associated endonuclease Cas3'', translating into MEVLAFKNQSLIDHVNDMVKYWERIKYRYLKTIKRALEALNIKLDIEKVDEFMKILIKLHDIGKASKIYQRAIINDQEKLMGFRHELVSAYYTYHILLKKFGDKNLAFIGALTVMLHHEPIIMGQIRNLKKKELTAEVVLDKLKKFDGMIEDFEDLIKKLIGYSIGDIIKNDSNKDDIIRFVIEMSVRARHTPNSEKLRFIVGTLLLPLVMCDYKGAESREGKAPKFAEVLEVESYVI
- the cas8a2 gene encoding type I-A CRISPR-associated protein Cas8a2/Csa4, with the translated sequence MLFETPGYNEILDLYIAYGVVECLVREGVENLRFFPIGNKYCIVVEEPTNVNIKNRIEKGMLNALEDMLSLHKAIGKYISTKEDIKIISDVDFSAGANINNVYWDGIPKTLEKIKENIKKGKLSTKSKNTVPLTLMPAAGKYMPKIYGVKGGNPIKIDDSNYALAWIGFHYYAPYINISDNRATYIHIYAIKPLEELGLIEILALKDLKKKINNYQLGKYKFFVNKKLALLYHLTHTESISALEIVTKKNFSVVSYTLENVDNNQAIRSFGEYDLSKLMDFLWYLKATDFYNTIQFVDNILRGDLEVSLTFIDGILYDDLDAVYSAIRKLKSVRISPLIIQSILEWFGNFY
- the cas2 gene encoding CRISPR-associated endonuclease Cas2, yielding MYVIIVYDVNVSRVNKIKSFLRKHLNWVQNSVFEGEVTKAEFERIKDGILRIIDEDEDSVIIYQFPLNFMPKREILGLEKNPIDDII